From Seriola aureovittata isolate HTS-2021-v1 ecotype China chromosome 20, ASM2101889v1, whole genome shotgun sequence, a single genomic window includes:
- the cbln2b gene encoding cerebellin-2b, translating into MVPARCPGPCAILALALLLGCGVVLCLGQNDTEPIVLEGKCLVVCDSNPSSDGAVTSSLGISVRSAGAKVAFSAVRGTNHEPSEMSNTSMTIYFDQVLVNIGNHFDLKASVFQAPRRGIYSFSFHVVKVYNRQTIQVNLMQNDYPVISAFAGDQDVTREAASNGVLLMVEREDRVYLKLERGTLMGGWKYSTFSGFLVFPL; encoded by the exons ATGGTGCCAGCGCGCTGCCCGGGACCCTGTGCCATACTGGCACTGGCCCTCCTCTTGGGATGCGGCGTGGTTCTCTGCCTCGGCCAGAACGACACGGAGCCCATCGTGCTGGAAGGGAAGTGTCTTGTGGTGTGCGACTCGAACCCTTCTTCGGACGGAGCGGTCACCTCCTCACTTGGCATATCAGTCCGCTCCGCTGGGGCAAAGGTGGCTTTTTCCGCCGTGCGTGGAACCAACCATGAGCCGTCAGAGATGAGCAACACGTCTATGACCATCTATTTTGACCAG GTTTTAGTGAACATCGGCAACCATTTCGATCTCAAAGCAAGTGTTTTCCAAGCTCCAAGAAGGGGGATATATAGTTTCAGCTTTCACGTGGTGAAGGTGTACAACAGACAAACCATACAG GTCAACCTGATGCAGAATGATTATCCGGTTATATCAGCTTTCGCCGGTGACCAGGACGTTACGAGAGAGGCGGCCAGCAACGGAGTACTGCTGATGGTTGAGCGGGAGGACCGCGTCTATCTGAAGCTGGAACGGGGCACCCTCATGGGTGGATGGAAATACTCCACCTTCTCAGGCTTTCTAGTCTTTCCTCTATAA
- the fbxo15 gene encoding F-box only protein 15 isoform X1 encodes MNDFVSVSKGSRPERQMSVSKQATFRVRAVRTFKRADKSSQTSMERLPSEILIKILSYLDASALFTVSHVNKLFYRLANNNALWNKIYIEEFGKKKKQKSKCMDELLLKMATVELQDTAAGYWKWLFFKTVAACDMNKGKRHLGLISRHTGLPSQTEQVLRNLHVTWELTVSEKSGHEGTLELSWSRFCETSVSLCWSGGRCLPSYQQISTLQLHGVRRIALSCPGLKKPGWRSLMAKLDMQTLTKSAQVIGQDRLVELKLLQPGIIVGTWRDQCSVAFIMFTLHFHRLVERSVQGSSVCPYMEPKVKSPFDDIDPEYGLHGYRLHIALHDTGCKLMSASFSQLFCRRTQICDGFIRLTAISRTNLSQHTPLSGCITLPWRCEALQGAVENCCIMSLTLLDEFRKPFWCVSSPVSMQLEKTAISYDYDGEHFLIHYLDSDGQVKMKLVWMKEKRQFVVISLVIYVSVFNINKHFSRDY; translated from the exons ATGAATGATTTCGTATCTGTCTCAAAGGGTTCGAGACCAGAGAGACAAATGTCAGTTTCAAAACAAGCTACTTTCAGAGTGCGGGCAGTGAGGACGTTCAAAAGAGCTGACAAATCATCTCAGACCTCGATGGAAAG ACTGCCATCTGAGATCCTGATTAAGATTCTGTCATACCTGGATGCCTCCGCTCTTTTCACCGTCAGCCATGTCAATAAACTCTTCTACCGGCTTGCCAATAATAA TGCTCTGTGGAACAAGATATACATAGAGGAGtttggcaagaaaaaaaagcagaaatccAAGTGCATGGATGAGTTGCTGCTGAAGATGGCcacagtggagctgcaggataCCGCTGCTGGCTACTGGAAGTGGCTGTTCTTCAAGACTGTAGCCGCATGTGACATGAACAAGGGGAAAAGACATCTTGGACTCATCAGCCGTCACACTGGGCTGCCCAGTCAGACAGAGCAGGTTCTCAG AAACTTGCACGTCACCTGGGAGCTGACAGTCTCTGAGAAGTCAGGGCATGAGGGCACATTGGAGCTGAGCTGGTCCCGATTCTGCGAGacttctgtgtctctgtgctggaGTGGAGGACGCTGCTTGCCCAGCTACCAGCAGATTTCCACCCTTCAACTTCACGGCGTCAGGAGGATTGCCCTCAGCTGCCCCGGCCTAAAGAA ACCTGGCTGGAGGTCCCTCATGGCCAAGTTAGACATGCAGACTTTAACTAAAAGCGCGCAGGTCATTGGTCaggacagactggttgaactgaagctgctgcagccggGAATCATCGTCGGAACCTGGAGG GACCAGTGCTCCGTTGCCTTCATCATGTTCACCCTCCACTTCCACAGACTAGTGGAAAGAAGCGTCCAAGGATCCTCAGTTTG cCCGTACATGGAGCCAAAGGTCAAATCCCCTTTTGATGACATAGACCCCGAATACGGTCTCCATGGTTACCGACTACACATTGCTCTCCACGACACTGGATGCAAGCTCATGTCTGCAAGCTTTTCCCAGCTCTTCTGCCGCAGAA CTCAGATCTGTGACGGATTCATCCGGCTGACTGCCATTAGCAGGACAAACTTGTCTCAGCACACCCCTCTGTCAGGCTGCATCACCCTGCCCTGGAGGTGTGAGGCCCTGCAGGGCGCAGTAGAG AATTGCTGCATCATGAGTCTGACTCTGCTGGATGAATTCAGGAAACCCTTTTGGTGTGTCAGCTCACCTGTTTCCATGCAGCTGGAAAAGACAGCCATTTCCTATGACTATGATGGTGAGCACTTCCTGATTCACTATCTGGACTCAGACGGTCAGGTGAAGATGAAACTTGTTTGGATGAAGGAAAAGAGGCAGTTTGTTGTCATCAGTTTAGTTATTTATGTGAGTGTTTTTAACATCAACAAGCATTTTAGTAGAGATTACTGA
- the fbxo15 gene encoding F-box only protein 15 isoform X2, producing the protein MSVSKQATFRVRAVRTFKRADKSSQTSMERLPSEILIKILSYLDASALFTVSHVNKLFYRLANNNALWNKIYIEEFGKKKKQKSKCMDELLLKMATVELQDTAAGYWKWLFFKTVAACDMNKGKRHLGLISRHTGLPSQTEQVLRNLHVTWELTVSEKSGHEGTLELSWSRFCETSVSLCWSGGRCLPSYQQISTLQLHGVRRIALSCPGLKKPGWRSLMAKLDMQTLTKSAQVIGQDRLVELKLLQPGIIVGTWRDQCSVAFIMFTLHFHRLVERSVQGSSVCPYMEPKVKSPFDDIDPEYGLHGYRLHIALHDTGCKLMSASFSQLFCRRTQICDGFIRLTAISRTNLSQHTPLSGCITLPWRCEALQGAVENCCIMSLTLLDEFRKPFWCVSSPVSMQLEKTAISYDYDGEHFLIHYLDSDGQVKMKLVWMKEKRQFVVISLVIYVSVFNINKHFSRDY; encoded by the exons ATGTCAGTTTCAAAACAAGCTACTTTCAGAGTGCGGGCAGTGAGGACGTTCAAAAGAGCTGACAAATCATCTCAGACCTCGATGGAAAG ACTGCCATCTGAGATCCTGATTAAGATTCTGTCATACCTGGATGCCTCCGCTCTTTTCACCGTCAGCCATGTCAATAAACTCTTCTACCGGCTTGCCAATAATAA TGCTCTGTGGAACAAGATATACATAGAGGAGtttggcaagaaaaaaaagcagaaatccAAGTGCATGGATGAGTTGCTGCTGAAGATGGCcacagtggagctgcaggataCCGCTGCTGGCTACTGGAAGTGGCTGTTCTTCAAGACTGTAGCCGCATGTGACATGAACAAGGGGAAAAGACATCTTGGACTCATCAGCCGTCACACTGGGCTGCCCAGTCAGACAGAGCAGGTTCTCAG AAACTTGCACGTCACCTGGGAGCTGACAGTCTCTGAGAAGTCAGGGCATGAGGGCACATTGGAGCTGAGCTGGTCCCGATTCTGCGAGacttctgtgtctctgtgctggaGTGGAGGACGCTGCTTGCCCAGCTACCAGCAGATTTCCACCCTTCAACTTCACGGCGTCAGGAGGATTGCCCTCAGCTGCCCCGGCCTAAAGAA ACCTGGCTGGAGGTCCCTCATGGCCAAGTTAGACATGCAGACTTTAACTAAAAGCGCGCAGGTCATTGGTCaggacagactggttgaactgaagctgctgcagccggGAATCATCGTCGGAACCTGGAGG GACCAGTGCTCCGTTGCCTTCATCATGTTCACCCTCCACTTCCACAGACTAGTGGAAAGAAGCGTCCAAGGATCCTCAGTTTG cCCGTACATGGAGCCAAAGGTCAAATCCCCTTTTGATGACATAGACCCCGAATACGGTCTCCATGGTTACCGACTACACATTGCTCTCCACGACACTGGATGCAAGCTCATGTCTGCAAGCTTTTCCCAGCTCTTCTGCCGCAGAA CTCAGATCTGTGACGGATTCATCCGGCTGACTGCCATTAGCAGGACAAACTTGTCTCAGCACACCCCTCTGTCAGGCTGCATCACCCTGCCCTGGAGGTGTGAGGCCCTGCAGGGCGCAGTAGAG AATTGCTGCATCATGAGTCTGACTCTGCTGGATGAATTCAGGAAACCCTTTTGGTGTGTCAGCTCACCTGTTTCCATGCAGCTGGAAAAGACAGCCATTTCCTATGACTATGATGGTGAGCACTTCCTGATTCACTATCTGGACTCAGACGGTCAGGTGAAGATGAAACTTGTTTGGATGAAGGAAAAGAGGCAGTTTGTTGTCATCAGTTTAGTTATTTATGTGAGTGTTTTTAACATCAACAAGCATTTTAGTAGAGATTACTGA